The sequence below is a genomic window from Felis catus isolate Fca126 chromosome A2, F.catus_Fca126_mat1.0, whole genome shotgun sequence.
CACATCGCCCAGCACAAGGGCCCAGGAGTGTTCTCTTTACGACAGGACAGGGACCTAAAGTCAACTTTTCTAAAGTGCTCCGATACGTCTCGGTACGACACGAACACTGATTAGAGACGTGGCACAGGTCGGCTCCGCTGTGTCACAGGACCGAGGGAGACGGCTTTTCCTTGCTCctcgaggaggaggaggacacagtcgagagcggggagaggagggagcaggcgGGGCTTCTCGGAGAGGCCCGGGAACGTCACACCATTTCCTGTGCTTGGGAGAGGTTCACGACCGCTGCTTTCGGTTCCTCCGTCAGGAATGCCTGTGTCGCTCCACCCTGCAGCGCCCCCGCTCCTTGGTCAGCGAGGGACCCAAGTCCTCCCGCCAATGCCTTGGAAGGGACTGGGCTCTGGGCTCGGTGGCGGGGCCAGGGGTGCAAAGGCTGCGGGATCCCCACTCACCCACCCGGCACCCAGAGTTCCTCCACAGCTGAAGTGTGGCTCTGACCCGTTTGCCACCCCTGACCGTTCCTGGACATCTAacaccctccctctcaccccctgcCGTCCACAGCTGTGCGGCTggactgtggggtgggggggagctgcCCTCCAGGGAAAGTGGACAGTAAGCTAGCATGGCTCACTGGGCATGAGGCACCCACGGCCATCTGGCCACCTAAGGTCTCCTGGCCACACGTGACCCCTCTAGCATCTCACCCTTGTCTGCCAGGGCAGGGCAGCCCCACCACTCCATTCCCTAAACCAGCACCTGCCCCTCAGTGAGGGACACCTGTCCCGGGGGCTTCCTCCCTGTGGCCCCAGGAATACCAGCCCATCTCATGGGGGCTGGGGACCCTCTGCTAGGAGCGGGACTCTCAGGAGTGCACGAGTCCTGCCTAAAGCTCTCGATTTGCCTTCTCCGGACAGGCTGAATGCCCAGAGAACAGCTGGTGCCCTTGAATCCCACAGAATCATGCCAACTGGGTGAGGTTCCTCTGGGAAGCACAAAGTTGAGCAACAGCAGGTTTTAAAAACCTCTGTCAAATTAAAATGAGTTATGGCCCGCCCCTTCCAGAACCTATAGAACCTGTCTACGGTGCCACTGGCCATCCCCTTCATACGCCCTGCCCTGTGGCCCTCTGTCCCCAGGCGGGCTGTGTGCCACCCCTGGTCTGAGCTCACGCCCTCGGCCTTGAGGTTCACCGTGAACACATGTAGGTTTCTGCTTTGGAAGCTGATTCTGCTGACACCACCCACCCCTCCTGGTGCCCTAATGACACGTTCCAGCGTCTCCTGGGGGCTGCGGAGCCTGGCCCAGGGCCAGCACCTCCTCCTTAGACTGGGGTCTGGCCTGTCACCAGGCTTCTTGCGTTGGGCAGTCCCTGGGAATGATGGCGTGGAGTTGCTCTCTCCCTACTCACGTGGGGTGCTACAACTGAACACAGCTCCTTAGGTCAGCTCTGGCTCACCCTTCGATTACAAACTTTCCTTTCTGTATCaaaaaaagaagtttagaaaGTTACCCAGGCACCATTGCTAATCCTACAGAAAGAGCCTCGAGACGACAGGCCCGCCCTGGCccagaccccagccccagccatgCGGTCGCTGGTGTTGGTCTGctagggaaggggggagggacaaCTGGGCTGCTCCCCGGAGAGCAGGACAGGGAGGGGTCTGCACCTGGAGCCACAGCCCCTCTAAAAGAAGATGACGTCTTCCTTGCCGGCTTCTTCCTTGTCCAGTGGCGTGGCGGGCAGTGGCAAGAAGGATGGGGGCACGGGTGCGCCCCCGGGCTTGGAGCCCTCAGGGGGCACGTCGGCTGGGGCTGAGCCGCAGGGGTCTGGAAGAGAGGGGGGGTGGCGGGTGTCGGCAGCTGCCGGGCATCACGGCAGCCCCGCTGTCCCGGGGGGCCGGGCTCACCTGGGAGAGGCGTGGAGCCGTGGCTGCCTGGCAGGACGGGGCTCAGCGAGCGGCGGTTCCGAGAGGCGCCCTCGTCCTTGCCCATGAGCTTGCCGAGAAGCAGCTGCTGCTTCAGGTCGAAGGAGGCTGAGGGCAGAAGGGCACGGCCCGGGGTGTCTGGCCTCGCTCCAGGCACACAAGCAGCCCCCCTCCAACCCCTCCTTGGCTCTTCCCCCAGACGCTCGAGGGAGGACGCCGGCACCCATGACCAAGGGCGGCCCCAGGGACAGTGAGGCCGGACTACAGTGCGCCGCTGGAGAGAGACCCCGTGACCCCTGAGTCCCAGCAGTCCTGGGACACAGGCCCTGCTCCTCAGGGAACaccccagggctggctcccctcagCCAGAGCCTGCATGCTGACAGCACCCGAGGGAGCCCCCCCGGGCTTTCCCTACCGGGGACCACTCGCTGCAGAGTGTTCTGTGCGAGGACCTCAGTGTCCCCTCTGTGGACCGAGGACCCCGTAGAGATGTGGGTGCTAGTGTCGGCACTGGCTGGGGGCTCGGTGGGAGTGTTAGCACTGCTTGCCTCGATGTCTCTCAGTGACCCAGGCTCTCTGACCTCTCCTCCTTGGTCACCCCTTTGCAGGGCCCCACTTTCTGAACTGCCAAGAGGTTCCCTCATCCCCAGTCCCAGTGTGAGGGCCGGGGTAGGAAAAGGACATGGggtttgatgttttcattttgcttcttggGCCGGAAGACCACATGGGGACAGTTCGTCTCTGTAGCCTGGTGTCACCAGCTGTGCCTTCCAGTTTCCTCCTGGTGCCCCTTCCAGGGAACAGCCCTGGGGTCCCATTTTGGTTTGCTCCCAAGAAGCCGCTTTGGTCTCACAAACGGTGGTGAGTGGACCGGGTGGGCACCTGAGATCACCCGTCACCTAGAGCCCGCCAGGACTCGGCGGCCTCAGCTCCGCCCCCCCACTCCGGGCTCACCCGAGCTGTCCCAGCGCTGGGAGCCCCTGCTCTTGCCGCCCTTGTCCTTGCCGCCCTTGGTGGAGGCGGCCAGCTTGGTGGGGATTTGCTGCTGCACGGCCGCCTGCCTCTGGATCTGGTTGGTGGCGCTGAGCAGCTGGATGGGCACGTCGCTCTTGGCCGGCCGACCCTCCGCCGGGGTGCTGTCCCGGCGAGCCACCTCGGGGCGCTCTGGGAACTCGGGGCCCGAGCTGGACAGCAGCAGGCTCGCCCGGGGTCCTGGCGCTTTGGCGAGGCCGGTGGGCCCTTCCAGCCCTTCCCCGTTGAAGCTGGGAGCGTGGCTTGGGGGCTGGGCCTGAAAGAGGGACAGGCGCCACATCCCAGAGCTGTCCCTCCTGCTGGAGATCACgtcccacccccccaacccccccaaagCCGCTGTCCCCAGATCTGCAGTGTCCAGGGCCGGTTTCGCCCACTTGCCCCACCCAACCTCCTCTGGGTCCCGGGGCCACCTAAGCGCGCGCGGCTGGGAGGTTCTGtttgggggcggggccggcgccgGCCTCCCGGGTCGCCACTTACTGCTGCAGGCACGCGCACCCAAGGTTACACTTAGTCGCGCCCGCGCGCACGGCACTTATGCTGACACGCGCCGGGGCTCACGCGCCCCGCCCCTCACCTCGGCCAGCGCGTCGGGCGGCAGCGCCCCGGGCGCCGTGTTCTGCTTCTTGAGGCGCCGCTGCTGCTCCAGCTGCTCGCGCTCCCGCTCCACGGCGCGCTGCGCCTCCCGCAGCCGCTCCAGGTCGTGCTGGTAGGCGCGCCGCTGCCGCTCCAGCTGCTCGCGCTCCTGGCCCAGCCGCTCCTGCAGCTGCAGCGACTCTTCCTCGCGCTGCCGCAGCCGCGCCGAAGCCACGTCGAGCTCCTGCCGCTGGCGCTCCCGCTCGCGCTCCCAGCGCTGCTGCTCCAGCCGCAGCCGGCCCTGCTGCTTCTGCACGCCCGCCAGCTCCTCCCGCTGCTTCTCGAAGTTGCGCTGGCGCTCCTGCTCCAGCAGCAGGTTCCCGCGCGTGGACTGCAGCCGCAGCTGCTTCTCGCGCTCCTGGAGGGCGGCCCTCTGCATCTCCACGTAGCTGTCCTGCTGGGCGATGACGGCCTGCGGGGGGCGAGGCGGGGCGTGGGGGGAGGCCCCGATGTTAGGAGGCGGCTGGCCCTTCCCCAGACCCTAGCCTCCGGCAGGAAAAGGGCCCGGGCGCAGCCCCTGTACCTGGAGGCTGAGCAGCAGCTGGGACAGCGTCTGGATCCGCTGCACGAgctgtggagagggagagagacgcgGGCTCCCTGCACGAAGCTGCGCGGGGCGTGCATGCCCACCCCCGGGGAGATGGACGAGCCCCGAGCCTACCTCCAGCTCCAGGACGGCGGGCAGACGGGGGCCAGACTCCGCACCTGGCACTGTGACCTGTGGAGGCAACAGCGTCAGACTTGAAGAGCTAAGGACCTGCTGATTAGTGACCAACAGGTCCTtctcctcccagccccgcccGGTCCTGTGACTCGCGTTGAGTCTTGGCATCTGGACGACCGCACAGGGCAGCCTTCCTGGAGGCGGGAAGGCGGCTGTCGTGGGCTCACCCTGCGGAGGCTCGGGTCACACAGCGGGTGGTAGAGGGAGCCTCAGCCGCAGCCCTGCTCGGGCCCCAGTGCGCCCCAGCCTCCGGGCACCAGGACACTTGTACAGACCCAATGCTGGCGGGCCCCGCAGGGTCTCTCCTCTGCTGATGCGGCTACAGCTACTGCCCTGGGCCTGTCCCCTCTCTCATCCCATTCCCGGCCATCGTGGGCCACTCCCAGGGACAGCGTGTTGCCGCTAGATGGAAAAACTAGACCACGCAAGCACAGGCTGTTCGCACTTGGCAACGGTAACGAAAAGGGCTTGGGCGGCCCTGGACCTGGCTATGGGAGCGACATACCACAGGTGGTGGCTCCTCAGAGGCCCCCGGGGTGTCGCCGGGCCTGGAGTCTGGGCTGCTCACCGGGCCTTGCCAGTCTCGGGGGCCAGGGTCGCTGCTGCAGACCTTCTTAAAACTGCCGTCTGAAAACCCCAATCCAGGTGCGTGAGGGGGCTGGAGGTCCCCCAGGAGTCCGGACGGGGCCCCACAACCCCGGAACCCAGGTAGGAAATTGTGGCCAGGCCGCTACCCTTGGGCTTGTGCCAAAATGGCAGCATCGGAGACACACGCCAGCAGGAAAGGGAGGGGCTGGTCTGCGTGCCGCTGTCGGAGCATGACCGACAACACCCTGAAGGTTCCAGAACCTCACCACAGGGGGTTTATAATCGTTGAGGGGAAGCAGCAGCAGAGACACCCAGCAATAAATGCCTCGGCTTTGCAAAGGGAACATTCCAAGCTGTCGCGAGAAGCCCCACTCACTCTTGCCGGGGCTGCCCACGGTGTCGCAGCCCCCGAAGGTGTCTGCCCTGCGGGACAGGCCCGCGGAGCCTCCCCCATCTTCCGCCTGACCGTTGGCGCTGGCCAGCTGCCTGCAGAGCAGGTTCTGGATGTCCTCAACTGTGGAAGGAGATGGGAGGAAGCGAGTCGCCCTGTGGAACCACGCGGGGCACAGGGATCGGGGCCTAGAAGCTTGCAGGGCCTGGCTCACGGTCTTCTAATTCCTGTTGCGGGACTTCAGCCCCCGCTCTGTGCATTCCCCTAACTTCAGGTACTGCAGCCAGGACAGGCCAATGCATGTCTGCAGGTCAGGCTGGACCTCGGGGCAGCCTGTGGGAGGGGCCAGGGAAGAACTCGGGTGTGTGCTTGTGTGTCAGGGGTGCACACAGAAGATCGGAGGCCATGGGAGGGTGGCCTCTGGGGGCAGGTCTGGTCACACAAAGTGCTTTAGGACAAACAGGCTTTGGCCAGTGAGGTGGtggggagaacattccaggcccAGGCACAGGATATGAGAGGGTCCTCAGGGGGCCAAGAACAATGGCCCCTGAAGAAATGTGAGGAAGCAGAAGGTCAGTGTGGCCGGAGGACACGAGGTGGAGCAGAAGTGGAGTCCACAAGGGACCCCCCTGGTCTCTGTTCCCTTCACTCTGAAGGAAAGGTCTGGAGGGCAGCTGTCTCTCTCGTTTGTCACTGAGAGAGCAGTTGCCAGCTGTCTGTCTGGACCCAGTGAGCACTGGCCGGCTGGCCTGACCCAGGCTGGGCCTCGTGCGGAGCTGGCCCGGCAGCTGTGTGGGGGCCGCCGGGGGCTCTAGCAAGGACCCTGATGGCTCCACGAGGCGGGCCTGGCAGCAGAGTGCTCACGGAGGGCAGGAGACCGGCCAGCGCCCCCCTGTGGTCGCTGTGTTCAGAAGCCTCCTCCACCCAGAGGTGGGGTTCCAGGCCCAGGGGCAGGAGCCCTCTGAAATGACCCACCAAATGTGGATATGTGCATGATCTCTGGGGAGATCACTGGTGCCCCACTTCTCTTGAGGGTGGGGAACCCATCTCGGTCGACTTCAGATCCTAGGGGACTGGCGTGGTGCCTCGTGTAGCAGGTGCTCGGGAGAAGGTGCTGAGTCTGCCGGGTGTCAGCGCTGCTCCTGGGAGAATGCCCGCCCCAGCCAGACAGAAGTGCGTCCCAGACAGGGCGGCGAGTTGGCCACACTGGGTCACGTGCCGTCCTGGGGTCCCCCCGagaaccaccccccaccccgggtggaACTGTGGCGGCAGCAGCAGCCGGGTGCCCAGTGAGGGCCCCCAGGCTCGGCTCCTTACTCTCACTCATGGCCGACTTGAGAATCAGCTCCCCCTGCACGGTCTCGGAGGGGTCCCCTCCTCGGAAGAGGAGCCGTGACGGAGCGACGTCTTCCAGCCCGCTCGTCTCGGCCATCTCCAGGTAGATCTGCTGCTTCTCACTGAGGCTCTGCGCAATCTGCTGGTCTTTCAGGTTCAGTCGCTCTGCAaagggatggggcggggggggggggggcagcggtcAGCCTTCCAGGATCATTTCTCCCAGGAGTGGGCTCTGGGAGGCCCCTGCAAGGGGGGGGGGCTGGACTCTGGGGACCCCAGCTGACCCGCGGCCCAGCCTTCCAGCAGCCCACGGGGAAGGTGAGGGCACAGGCCTGCCTTCTGATTGTTCGCCCCAGCTATGAAAAACTAAACACCATGGGGTACACGCGAGGACTTTCACGGGCCGATTTATTAGTTTGGGCCAAAGTGAGAATGTTCAAAGACTTAGTTTTCCTATCCTGAGCGTGTTCTGTCAGGCATTTAGGCCAAACTCCTTGCAGGTCTCTGGGTTTTATGCCTTTTTTGTAGTTGCGGCCACGGCAAAGCTCTCACTGGTGACTGCTAGAATACACGTATCACGTTCAGCTGCATCTCACAGCCTCCCGTAGTTTTCTGGTTGATTCTATTAGATTTTCTAGGCAAATAATCATGTCACATGTGAAACACaattctgtcccttcccttccagtCATGATCTgacttctgctcctccccttatCACCCAGGCCAGAGCTTACAGGATAAAGGCAATAATGGGGACAGGGGCTGGCCCAGCCTTGCTTCTGATTTTGAGGAGTGTCCCTGAGGTCCCAGTGTTAAAGATGATCAGCTTTTGATCCAAGATGGGAACGAATATCTCCATAAAGAAAGCACCTATTTCTAACGCAAGCTTGTCACGAACGTGTAAGGAACAGATATCGTTGTAGGACCGTGGCATCCACAGAGGTGTGTCCTTGGAGATGTGCCTAGCACAGGGTGTGTGTTACATAACCATCCCGCAGAAATAAAGAGTCTGAATGAATACGGCATTAGCGTTGTGCTCCCGGGGTCAGTGGGATTTTCCACCCCTTTCTTCTGGACATTTTTATTAATCAGTGCCCTCGAACGTATGCCTCTccctacaaaaagaaataaaatataaactgccTAATTTTACGTGCTTACTGTCTAAACGctacctaatttaaaaataagtgacagtgagaggaaggagagaagccgACTGAGACCACAAAGTACTGGGAACCGTTGTTGGCAGTGACCTCACTTCAGTCCCACAGGAGTCTGTTAAAGCCGGGAGAAGAATGGATAAGCACATAGGTGCGTCTGTACAACGCAACAGTATTCAgccttaggaaggaaggaaacacacacCCTACAACACGGCTGAACCCTGAAGCATCGTGGTCTGTGGAATCAGCCAGACACAAGAGGGGAGAGATCGCAGAACTCTCTATACACAAGATCCCCACGACAGGccaattcatagaaacagaaagcagagcagAGGTTACCAGGGGCAAAGGGAAGAAGGAGCAGGGAGTGACCGCTAATGGGCACGGGGTTTTTTTGTGGAGAGCTGAAAATGGTCTGAAATTGTGGTGACAGTTGTACAATCTTGTGATATACACCCGAAGCCACTGCATGGTATGCTTTAAGCGGGTGAACTGTGCAGTgtgtgaattatgtctcaataaagtagctggaaaaaaaattaaaacagggcGGGGGGAGCCGAGGTCCCTAACCACAAAGCCAGGGCTGGTCTCGGTCTGCCAGGCTCCAGAAGGAGGCTGTGGGGTCCTGTGCTATTCCAAGTCCCCTTGGGGCTTTTGTGTACGTGACCTGGGACACCCACAGCGAGCTCCTTCCTGGACAGGGACGGAGGGAGAGGGCAGTGTGTGTGGCGAAGCGCGAGTGTCTCGAGGTGGCTCAGGGGCCCCGAGCGccaccctctccctttctcataCCCCCTCCTGCCGATCGCCAGCTCATGACAAAACCTCACTGCAAAGGCCCCACAGAGCTGTAGGGCACGAGACAGCCCACGGGAGTCACTCCGTGGCCAATCCCAGTGGGAAGGAACAGAGATGCCGCTCATGGTCCCTGGCCCACTGCCTCAAGACGGTGCTGTGGAGCCTTCTGACCACACGAGGGACACATCGTGGGAGTCAGAGGTCCAGACTGACTCCCCTTACCTTGGAAGTCCCTCAGCCTCAGGGCGCGGGCCTCGaccaccttcctctcctcttcgGCCTCGCTGAAGGGCCCCTCCTCCTCGTCGGGACAGCTGCAGGGAGAATGGGCAGATGGGCGAGAACGCCTCACGGGCAGGCTGGCCTCAGTGACGGGCCCTGAGAGCTCTGTCTGCAGAACCGGCTGCCGAGAACGTCTCGTTCTGTGGGTGACTTAGCTTGCTAACGGTGTGGGAGaaaaatgagggagaagagaacGGCAGCCACCGGCATTCATCCCGTCTCTCAGGGTCCACACGTAACCAGCCACTGGTTTACGTGCCCGGTCACGACGcgggagaggaggagactgaggacaGCTCACTTCCGGGGGACCTCCAGAACTGGCATCGGGTATGGAGGGAGCTCTGGGCAGGCTAAGGGTCCGGGAAGCTGCCAGATGTAAAGAGAGGGAGCAGCAGGCTGGCTGGGTCCTGAGGGGTCCCCTGGCCTGAGGAAGAAGGACGGGACACCACAACCTGCTCCAACAGGCCCGGCCCCCTGTCGGGTGTCATTGGTCGCATCCCACCAACACCCAAAGTTAGAACCGCCTGGGCCCGCACCCGCCGGCCAGCAACGTCGCGGCCCCGTTAGCAACTGACAGGTTGGGCTGTTGTCGGAAGGTGCCAGAATGGTGCCACGTGTCCCTTTTAGACGAGGGGGATGGACAAAGCACCAAGGCGGAAtgagggagaggaaaggcagaggggTCTCCGGCCGACCTGTGACCTCTAGTGCTCTCTCAGGCCCTTCAAGGCCACAGCTGACTGGGTGGCTGTCAAAGCCCAAGGCTACACGGCTGGGGGGTCGGGTCGGGAGGGGGCGCACACACGGGCCCTTCTCACTTCTCAACGGCCCTTCTGatgtgagccatccaggtgttccTCTCCTCTTTGGAGCTGGTGTAGATCTCGTACATCTCCGGGCCTCGCAGGGAGACGCTGATCAGGAACATGGCTTTCTCCTCGTTGGCCACTTCCCTCACGATGAGCTTTTGCAATGAGATGACCGGGCGCTTGGAGTCCTGTGTGGGTGCAATGCGGTGGTGAGGGGGTAGCTTCACCCTGCCGTATCTGAATGGCTGTCGCGCGCCTGTctgagggggaggggccggggggcggCAGGTGCCCCATCTATTTTCAAACAATGGAAAGCAGAGATATTTTGCCACGTGGGGAAAAAAGACACGACTGCAACGATCTCCTCGTATACTCTGCTTATTGTGGTTAAACACGTGTTTTATAACCAGTGATGCACGCCACTGGACAACCCCAAGAGATACAAGGGTAGGTAGTGTATGATCACAAATGAATCTTCCTCCTGACTCTGTGCCCCAAACCGCCACAGCCAGGCAGTATTCCTCTCTGTGATCCTACGAGAGACGATGCTCTGACAC
It includes:
- the ARHGEF18 gene encoding rho guanine nucleotide exchange factor 18 isoform X2, which codes for MTVSQKGGPQPAPSPAGTGTQLGPVTGEMDEADSVFLKFKQAADDSLSLTSSNAEPIFVEDPCTASLRSEIESDAREFEAESWSLSVDAAYAKKQKREVVKRQDVLYELVQTEVHHVRTLKIMLKVYSRALQEELQFNSQAISRLFPGVDDLLDLHSHFLSRLKERRRESLEEGSDRNYVIQKIGDLLVQQFSGENGDRMKEKYGVFCSGHNEAVSHYKLLLQQNKKFQSLIKKIGNFSIVRRLGVQECILLVTQRITKYPVLVERIIQNTEAGSEDHRDLSQALKLIRDIISQVDAKVSEFERGQRLREIAGRVDLKSSSKLKNGLTFRKEDMLQRQLHLEGMLCWKTTSGRLKDVLVVLLTDVLLLLQEKDQKYVFASVDSKRPVISLQKLIVREVANEEKAMFLISVSLRGPEMYEIYTSSKEERNTWMAHIRRAVENCPDEEEGPFSEAEEERKVVEARALRLRDFQERLNLKDQQIAQSLSEKQQIYLEMAETSGLEDVAPSRLLFRGGDPSETVQGELILKSAMSEIEDIQNLLCRQLASANGQAEDGGGSAGLSRRADTFGGCDTVGSPGKNGSFKKVCSSDPGPRDWQGPVSSPDSRPGDTPGASEEPPPVVTVPGAESGPRLPAVLELELVQRIQTLSQLLLSLQAVIAQQDSYVEMQRAALQEREKQLRLQSTRGNLLLEQERQRNFEKQREELAGVQKQQGRLRLEQQRWERERERQRQELDVASARLRQREEESLQLQERLGQEREQLERQRRAYQHDLERLREAQRAVEREREQLEQQRRLKKQNTAPGALPPDALAEAQPPSHAPSFNGEGLEGPTGLAKAPGPRASLLLSSSGPEFPERPEVARRDSTPAEGRPAKSDVPIQLLSATNQIQRQAAVQQQIPTKLAASTKGGKDKGGKSRGSQRWDSSASFDLKQQLLLGKLMGKDEGASRNRRSLSPVLPGSHGSTPLPDPCGSAPADVPPEGSKPGGAPVPPSFLPLPATPLDKEEAGKEDVIFF